From one Lolium rigidum isolate FL_2022 chromosome 4, APGP_CSIRO_Lrig_0.1, whole genome shotgun sequence genomic stretch:
- the LOC124707454 gene encoding protein NRT1/ PTR FAMILY 5.10-like, giving the protein MPSSSDPLLARADGMAGEAGDVALAAVDHRGRPASRASTGRWRSALFIIAVEIAERFSFYGVSANLISYLTGPLGEGLAKAASAINLWNGVAQLVPLLGAALADSWLGRYRMILLASLLYILGLAMLAFSTLLSSGGHKCGTAGNTPCPPPSGLQMAAFYTSLYMVALAQGGHKPCVQAFGADQFDETHPKEAVSRSSFFNWWYFGICAGTAVTLVFLSYVQDNIGWGLGFGIPCVVMAFALAVFLLGTRTYRYYVSVGKKRSLFARAGEAFAAWRSSRRKSSSSPLAAPESSARVDEEEQEVVASNADLIEEAKSVLLLFPIWATCLIYAVAFSQSSTFFTKQAATLDRSVGHGLQVPPAALQTFISVTIVVLMPLYDRALVPLARRYTGLPSGITMLQRIGVGMVLSLVSMVVAALVEARRLRVAADAGLADLPSVPVPMSLWWMVPQYVLFGAADVFTMVGLQEFFYDQVPDKMRSLGLSLYLSIFGIGSFISSGLVSGIDKATSARGDSWFSNNLNRGHLDYFYWLIAGLSALELLVYVFFAVIFKYKKKTAVIETRAD; this is encoded by the exons ATGCCTTCCAGCTCCGACCCGCTGCTCGCGCGCGCCGAcggcatggcgggagaagccgGCGACGTCGCCCTCGCGGCGGTGGACCACCGCGGCCGgcccgcctcccgcgcctccacCGGCCGCTGGAGGTCCGCGCTCTTCATCATAG cggtggagatcgCGGAGCGGTTCTCGTTCTACGGGGTGTCGGCGAACCTGATCAGCTACCTGACGGGGCCGCTGGGGGAGGGGCTCGCCAAGGCCGCGTCCGCCATCAACCTCTGGAACGGCGTGGCGCAGCTGGTGCCGCTGCTCGGCGCCGCCCTCGCCGACTCATGGCTCGGCCGCTACCGCATGATCTTGCTCGCCTCCCTGCTCTACATCCTG GGTTTAGCCATGCTGGCTTTCTCAACATTGCTCTCCTCCGGCGGCCACAAATGCGGCACCGCGGGCAACACGCCCTGTCCGCCGCCGTCCGGTCTTCAGATGGCTGCCTTCTACACCTCCCTCTACATGGTGGCCCTCGCGCAGGGCGGGCACAAGCCGTGCGTTCAGGCCTTCGGTGCCGACCAGTTCGACGAGACCCACCCCAAGGAGGCGGTCTCCCGGAGCTCCTTCTTCAACTGGTGGTACTTCGGCATATGCGCCGGCACCGCCGTCACGCTGGTCTTCCTCAGCTACGTTCAGGACAACATCGGCTGGGGCCTCGGCTTTGGCATCCCCTGTGTCGTCATGGCCTTCGCACTCGCCGTGTTCCTACTCGGCACCCGCACGTACCGCTACTACGTCTCTGTCGGCAAGAAGAGGAGCTTGTTCGCTCGTGCCGGCGAGGCTTTCGCGGCATGGAGGAGCAGCCGGCGAAAGTCAAGTAGTAGTCCTCTCGCGGCGCCAGAGTCCAG TGCTCGTGTCGACGAGGAAGAGCAGGAGGTGGTGGCCAGCAATGCGGACCTCATCGAGGAAGCCAAGAGCGTCCTCCTCCTGTTCCCTATTTGGGCAACGTGCCTGATCTATGCCGTGGCATTCTCGCAGTCCTCCACGTTCTTCACGAAGCAGGCGGCGACCCTGGACCGGAGCGTCGGACATGGGCTCCAGGTGCCGCCGGCAGCGCTGCAAACATTCATCAGCGTCACCATCGTCGTCCTCATGCCCCTCTACGACCGCGCCCTCGTGCCTCTAGCGCGCCGCTACACAGGCCTCCCGTCCGGCATCACCATGCTGCAGCGCATCGGCGTCGGGATGGTGCTCTCACTCGTGTCCATGGTGGTCGCCGCGCTCGTCGAGGCGCGACGGCTCCGGGTCGCGGCGGACGCCGGCCTGGCAGACCTTCCCAGTGTGCCAGTTCCGATGAGTCTGTGGTGGATGGTGCCACAGTACGTGCTGTTCGGCGCTGCGGACGTGTTCACCATGGTCGGCCTGCAGGAGTTCTTCTATGACCAGGTGCCCGACAAGATGCGCAGCCTCGGGCTGTCGCTCTACCTCAGCATCTTCGgcatcggcagcttcatcagcagcgGCCTCGTGTCGGGCATCGACAAGGCCACGTCGGCCAGGGGGGACAGCTGGTTCTCCAACAATCTCAACCGGGGCCACCTCGACTACTTCTACTGGCTCATCGCCGGGCTCAGCGCGCTCGAGCTCCTAGTCTATGTCTTCTTCGCAGTAATTTTCAAGTACAAGAAGAAGACGGCCGTTATTGAAACCAGGGCTGATTAG